The sequence below is a genomic window from Methanoculleus sp. 7T.
ACGCCGTCTCGGAGCGAGGCTTCGAGGTCCGCGATGGTGAGGTTATCCCTCCACTCCGTCTCAAGCCCGAGCGATTCTGCGACACGGACCATATCCCAAGGGTAGGTTCCGTGCACGGGAGTCGTATTGAGGTGGGTGCGGAGATCAGTCTCGAAGGAGTCAAAACCCCAGTAGTTGAGCACCGCCTGTAACGACGACGCCCCGCATGAGTAATACTCCGCCTGCCGGACGTCGGGGACGCCGGCGAGGATGAGCGGACTGTCCGGCCCCTCAGTTCCGGCCCGGTCAGGGGTGCCGATGGCGCTTACGAGGAAGACGATACAAGCGGAGAGTATGGCTCCGATGAGGAATGTCCATCTGCGGCGCGGTACCGCTGGCGAGAGACGGACCTAAAGGTGAATGAATATAAGCAATATGTTGGGATCAAAAATCAGAGCGCCCCGGCCGGGATTTGAACCCGGGTCAAAAGCTCCGCAGGCTTCTAGGATATCCACTACCCTACCGGGACACGAGAATAAGTGTCTTTCCCCTAATTACTAGGCTGTCCTGGTTAAAAAAGGATTGCTTGCCGGAAGGCTGGAGCCCTCGGCAGGGGCTTGCAGGATCCGGCAGATCCCGGGTTGTACCCGAAGTTGAGGGTAGGCCGCCCGGGTATTCCGAAAGAGAGGCGGCGTCGGGCGGCAGCGGAAGGGTCTACACGCCTCCTGCGCGCATCAGTATCTGCACCTTCACGTCGTTGCCTGCGAGTTCTATCAGGTAGTCCCCGGCCCGGCCCACGAAGACCTCCTTATGGGTGTCTGCACTGTAGAGTTTTCCGAAACCTTCCTCCGCCACAATCTTCCCCGACTCCCGGTCTCTGACCGTCACCTTAAACCACGCATCCTCGCTCGGGTAGGTCTGTCTGAAGACTCCGTCAGCCTTGCTCCCGTAGTCGCTCTTAGCGTACTTATCCCGCGTGATCATCTTCGGCTCCACCTTGAAGTCGATGATAAGGGGAGGCGCCGTCAAGTCGAAGGAGAAGGCTTCCGTCGTCTGCACGAACTGTGTTGTTCGGTTGTAGATGGTCACATAGGTATCGAGCGCCGGGGCGGTTTCCGGCGGCTTGCTGAGCGTGGGTTTGGCCATATCGCTTGTCGCAGTGGGGTACGGGGTCGCCGGCGTCAGATACCCCGGGTCGTGATCCCCACCCGCCGGCGTCGGCTGCGGATCGGACGGTGAGAGGACACCCGACCAACCAGATTCGCCCCCGGGCGGCAGCTCTGCACATCCGGCGGACGCGAGGATCAAGACCATCACCCCGACTACAGAGATCGATTTATACACCCTGATCACCGTAGAGGGATTATGTAAATGGGTATTTATGCTTTTATTCTTGAATACTCGGATAAATATTATACACCAAACATATATTCGACCCGGGAAAATTGCAAGGAATCCTCCGTGATTTCATCGAATGTTGACCGAACCTGGTTGAGCGGCAAAACCCGGCATTCGGAGGGCGCGGAGCCCCCAGAACACAAAACTCGCCTGCCGTCACCGCCTAGGTCATCCAGTAACGTATATCTGCGTTTGCAGTCAATGACTGATGATTAAGCATGGGCAGGAAGCAGGGGAAACGGACAAATCGTAAGGCTGACGCGCACGACGGCGGGGATCTCGACGTCGACAACACCGCTCCGATGTCGTCAGATACTTTTTCCTTCGATACTATCGTAGCGTCCGTTCGATCCAGCAGGTACCTGCAGGTCCTCATCGGGCTGACGTTCGTCGGGTTCCTCCTCCGGTTTTACCGGTTAGGCTGGAACTCGCTCTGGCTCGACGAGGCCTCGACCCTTGGATTCGCCCGGCAGTCGCTCATCGGCATCTGGGAGAGCACTGCCGGAGGAGAGTTCAACCCGCCGCTCTTCTACTGGCTGGAGCACGGGATGCTCCTCTTCGGTGATAGCGAGTTCATGCTCCGCCTCCTCCCCGCACTCCTCGGCGTCCTGACAATCCCGGTTGTGTATCTCATCGGAAAGGAGTTCCGGGACCGGAACGTCGGGATCATCGCCGCGGCCCTACTCACGTTCTCGCCCTTCCACATCTTCTACTCCCAGGAAGCCCGGGCATACGCCCCGATGCTCTTCTTCTTCTCTCTCGCGCTGCTCTTCTACGTGAGAGCAAACCGGTCGAACGAGGTCCGCTCATGGGTCCTTTTCGGGGTCTTCTCCGCGGTCGCCTTCTGGATGCATTTCTACGCCATCGTGCCGGTCGCCGTACTCATCTTCCACGCTCTCGTCACCTCTGCGGGCAAGATCAGGAGCGACGTCAAATGCGCAAGAAACCTGGCCTTCTCGGTCATCGCGTTCGTCGTCGCAAGCCTTCCATTGCTCATCGTAACGGTCAACCTCTTTCTCGTGAGGACCTCATCCGCCCCGACGTTCGGCATGCAGGGGCTCGATGTCATCTACCAGACTCTCCTTCAGGTATCGGGATTCAGCGACCTCATTCTGGTGCCGTTCATCATTCTCTTCCTGCTCGGCGTCGCCTACACCTGGCGCGAGGACAGGGACGGGGCGCTCCTCCTGATCTTCATGATGGTCCTCCCGCTGGCGGCAAGCCTCGTCCTCTCCTCACGGATGCCGATGATCCCGCGCTATCTCATCTACCTCCTCCCGGCCTATTTCGTCGGCATCGCGTCGGCATATCCCATGCTCTACGCCCTCGTGAGGGACAGGAGGGCCGTCTACCTCGCTATCGCGGCGGCGGTCCTCATCAGCACGCCCTTCCTTGCGACCTACTACACGACGCCCCAGAAGAACGACTGGCGGGGTTTCTCCGCAGAACTCGCCGGAGTGACCGGGGAGGGCGACCTTATCGTCGTCCTGCCGCCCTACATGGCGCAGCCGCTCGACTACTACTACAGCAACGCAACCGACGGGACCATCGAACTCGGTGCGACCACCGGGAAGGACCTTGAGATGATTAGGGACCGATATCCTGACCGCCGTGCGTTCTATGTGGTGACCTGGGATATTCTCGCTGTGGACCCAACCGGCGATGCGCTGGGTTGGCTTGATAAGAATGCAGAGTTTGCCGGGCAGCGCATGGGGATCTACCTCTTCAGGTCGGCCTAGGGGAGGGTTCGATGACCGATACCTACGACCTGACGGTGATCATCCCTACCTTCAACGAAGAGGAGAATATCGCTGCAATCATCGGAGCGGTCGACGAAGTCTTCCGGCGGAGCGGCATCCGCGGCGAGGTTCTGGTGGTGGACGACTCCTCTAAAGATCGTACGATTCCGATCGTACAGGAGCTCGCCGGCCGGAGCGACAACGTGCGGCTGATCGTGCGAAAGGAGGACCACGGCCTCTCGCAGTCGGTCGTCGAGGGATTCGGGGCGGCGCGTTCGGACATCCTCCAGGTCATCGACGCCGACTTCTCGCACCCGCCCGAACTCATACCCTGCTTCTACGAGGCGATACGCAGCGGCGCCGATATCGCCATCGGGAGCAGATACATGAAAGGCGGGGATATCGAGCAGTGGCCGCTTGCACGGAGGGCTATATCCCTCGGGGCCACGGCATTCGGGCGCATACTCTTCCCGGAGGTCACCGATCCCGTGAGCGGGTTCTTTGCCGTGAGGCGCGAGGTCGTTTTAGGCGCTCCGCTCACGCCGCGTGGCTACAAGATCCTGATGGAGGTCCTCGGCAAGGGCAGGTGGCGCTCGTTCGTCGAGATCCCCTTCGTCTTCAAGGACCGCGAGGAGGGGACGAGCAAACTCCGTCTGGACACGATGGTGGATTACCTCCGGCAGTGTGCCGATATTGCCCGCTTCTCGGCCACGCGCCGGGCCGGCCCGGTCTGGGATGAGTGGAAGAAGATCGTCCGGTTCGGGCTCGTCGGACTCTCCGGGATCTTCGTCAACATGGGGCTCCTCTACGCCCTGACCGAGGTTGCCGGTCTCTACTACCTCGTCTCCGCCGCAATCGCGATCGAACTCTCGATCGTGAACAACTTCGTCTGGAACGACGTCTGGACGTTCGGGGCCGCAGATAACCTCAGGCTCGGGCGGAAGATTCATCGGTTCGGGTCGTTCCAAGCGGTCTCGATGGGCGGGCTCGTCATCAATATGGGCGTCCTCTACCTCCTTGCGGATGTTGCCGGGGTCTACTACCTTGTCGCGAACCTTGTGGGGATACTCATCGCGTTTGCCTGGAACTACGGGGCAAACAGGCACTATACGTGGAAGGGAGCCTAATCCTCAAACTGGCTCCATTGCCGCTAAAACTATGGGAGGCGGCCTCGGCCTCCAATCATTGCCGGTCGTCTGCCTTCATCCCCATAAGGAGAGCGGGCACACTCATGAGCACGCATTTTTGTTAAGAGGCCGGTAAACCCCCAACTTATTTAGATAGCATTATCCGGGGTTACGCGTACCGATCAAAGTATATGAGTCGTACAGCGGGCAAACGTGAAAAAAACGTCCCGGAAAAGAGTGTATTGGGCATAAAGTTCTCAGGAAATGAGTTTTCGAAGTTTAGAGGACACTTCGCCGTCCTTATTGCCTTATCACTCGTTACAAAGATCGCCGTAGTGTCTCTTACAACCGGAGTCTTCCGTTCGTTCATCGACATCTTCGATATCTCGGTGTATTTCCAGTATGCAATGCAGATTCTGGGAGGAGAGGTACCCTACGTAGACTTCCCTCTCGAATATCCCCAGTTATCGCTGATTGTAATTCTGGTGCCGCTCATCTTTACCGTGCTGACTCATGACCCGTCGACATATGTTGTCGCGCATCAGATCTTCATGTCGATCTTTGACATTCTAACGGTTCTGATCGTCTATCTTATCGCACTGAAGATATCCAACCAGAAAAGCGCCTTCATCTCGGGAGTGCTCTCTGCAACGGCGTTCTCATCAGCCTATTTCGTGTTGACGAAATACGACGCTTTCCCGACATTTCTCCTTATGCTCTCACTGTTCCTCTTTATTTACCGAAAAGAGACCTACGGTTACCTTTCAGCCGCCGCGGGGTTCCTAGCCAAGTGGTTCCCGGGCCTAGCGATACCGTACTTCGTCCTTCACGAGCATATGAGCGGCAGAGGTTCAAGGAGTATCAGCCGTAACATCATCGCTTCGGCAGTTCTGCTTCTCATAGTTACCCTGCCGTTTGCGGTGCTGAGTAGTTCGGGTTTCCTCGCGACGTATACGACGCATACCGGAAGAACCGCCTTGGCTCACAGTTTCTGCTACTACGTCGACTTCATATTTGAGAGCGTTCTCGGGCTCTCGTTCTTCGCACAGGCGTCGATCATCCTGATGGCCGTCGTCCAGATCTTCCTCCTTGGATATTATTACTCAACAAAGAATACCGGTGCTGAGTACCTATGTGCGTTCCTTTTCTTCAGCACATTTGCATTCATTATATTCAACAAAGTCTTCAGCCCGCAGTACATCCTCTGGATCACACCGTTCCTTGCCATATTCCTGGCCCGTTCCTACAAGGAGATAGCACTCTTCTACGCAATCCAAACGTGGATGTATCTTGAGTTTCCCATCCTCTATAGGTCTATCTACATCAACGACGGATATTTCATCGGAGACGGCAGCCCGCTCGTCTCGGTTCCGTTCCTCTTCTTTACGGTCAAGTTCGTCTTGCTGTTCGTTGCGTTCGGCACGGTCTGGTTCTCCTTGAAACACCCCGACCTGAGAGTGACCTTGGCGCCGTTGCACCATGAGAAGAGCGCCTAACTTTTTGTAAAGAGAGTCAAGCGTGCCGGCGGCACGACCAAAAATCTACTTTTCCCGGTATCCTAATGCCGGAACGGCCGACGCCGTCAAGCTCATATAAAAACGTAGACCGTTGAAGGATTCCGTGAGTCCGGCCGCAAGTGCAACCTACCAAGCGGTATGAAACTCAGATCCTCGGCCGCAGTCCCTCCTCACCCCGAATACGCCCGAATAACCCCCCGATACACATCCACCGCCTTCTCGAGCTGCTCCACGGAGACCCGCTCGTCCACCGCGTGCAACGTCGTGATCTCCCCGGGCCCGTACTCCACGACATCAAAACCCTTATCGCGGAGGTACTTCGCGTCGCTTGCGGCCCACTGGAGGAACGGCACTGCAGGCGTGCCGTAGACCCGCTCCACCTCGCGGCAGACCGTCCGGACAATCCGGGCGTCCGGGGAGGTCAGTGTCGGTTCGGCGACATCCATCTCGCGTATGGCGGCATCAGGGGCATGCTCGGCGATGCTCTTCTTCAGGTCGTCGAGAGGGCACCCCCACGGTACCCGGATATCCAGTTCCATCCGGCACTGTTCGGCTACGATGTTCGCCTTCTCCCCGCCCTCGATGCGCCCCGGGTTGAACATCACCCGCGTGAGGGCATCGTCCACCCCCTCAAGCCCGAAGACCTCGTGGAAGACCTGCGCGGATTGCGCGATGAGCGGCTGAAGGTCTTCGCCGACCGGGAAGGGATGAGCATGGACCTCCCGCAGATACCCGATCAGGTCGAACGCCGCCATGACGGCACTCTTCCCGACCATAGGATAGAGCGAACTGTGGCCCGGCTTGCCGCGGAACGAGAGGTCGATCCGGTAGAGGCCTTTCTGGCCGACCGCCGGGCCCTTGGCCGGGGTCGGTTCGGCTATCAGGCAGTCGCGGGGGAGAAGCACGTTCTCTGCAAGCAGCGACCGGATCCCGTACGGGCCGCCGGTCTCCTCGTCGCAGACAAAGGCGAACTGCGCCTTCGGCTCAACGCCGCTCTCGATGAGGTCCCGGTAGGCGATGAGGAGAGCGGCGCACCCCCCTTTCATGTCGGTGGCGCCCCTTCCCCAGACATAGCCGTCGGCAACCTCGCCGCTGTAGGGGTCGTGCGTCCAGTCGTCGGGGATGGCGGGAACCACATCCACATGGCCGCAGAGGAGGAGTTGGGGATCGGGCTCGGTCGTGATGAGATTGTCATGCCCGCCCGGGTGCGCTACGACGCGGCTCCTCACTCCGAGCGAGTCGAGAAACCCCTTTACGAACTCGATCAGGTCTGCCGTCTTCCCGGGCGGGTTCTCGCTCCTGATCCGGACGAGGGATGAGGTGAGGCGGGCGACATCCATGCGTCGCCTCCTTATGCAGCCCTGCTCCCTGCGTATTCATCGAAGAGACGGGCAAGCGATGATGTCTTGTAGAGTTGCTTGAGGAACTTCGGGTCGAAGAACTCGTCGATGAACGTCGAGAGATACTCGGCCGGGATCGGCTTTCTGTCGTCGGGGTTGAGCACGATGCGGAAGCTCCGGTACTGGGCGGGGTCGTCGTGGTCGTAGACGCCGGACCAGAGCATCGGGAGTTCTTCGAACTTCTCGGGGTGCTTGTCCTTCAGCCAGTTGATGAATTCGGGGAAGTATATCCGCTCGCCGACTTTTTCCTCATCCACACGCCACCGCATATACTCCATGTTCATGATATTCCGGGGCGACATGTAGTTATAAGCCTGAATGCCGAGGGTGAAGTCGATGTGGGCGAGCGCATCGGTGAAGTAGAAATACAGGACCGGATGAAACTCGGAGGGGTTCTCCAGGATCAGCGATTTGCTGTACAGTTTCCGCATGACGCGCACGTACTCATTCTCTTCCAGCATACTCTCCTATTGGGGAGTGTGGTACAAAAAGTATTCCTTCGGTGCAGTTTGGAATAAAGCCGGAAATGCCGGGCGATGGCCGGCGGTAGGGGCCTGGGGTTGGTATGGAGAACTGTAGAGAAGGGAAAAGGAGAGAGGTGCCGGACCACTGCCCTGTAGGGCACGCATCGCTACCTGCACCTGACGGGCCCAGACGCCGTCCTGCCCGTGGGCCGAACTTCGTTACACAAAGAACGGCTTACGCCTGCTGACGGCTTCTCTGAAGGCGTCTTCCAGTTCTTTGCCGTGCTTGCCCCTGATATCGACCAAGTTATCGCTTCGGAGGAGGCAGGGCTTGAGTTTGCCGTCCGACGTCACGCGCAGGCGGTTGCAGAACTTACAGAACTCGGTGTTATGGAGAGGCCGGACCACCTCGACCTCGGCGCCGTCGAGGCAGTACTTCTTCCGGTGGTGCATCCTCCGGGTGACGACCTGCGTTGCCCGCTCGTTGAGTTCCTGCTCGACGCTGTCCACATCACCGTGGAACTTGCACTCGTTGAATTCCATCAACTCGATGACCTGCAGGATAAGGTCGCGTTTGCCCCGGACGAACGCCATGAAGTCGTCCAGTTCATCCTCGTTGATGCCCTCGAGGAGGACCATGTTGAGTTTGACCGGCGTCAGTCCGACCTCGATCGCCGCATCGATCCCGGCGAGCACGTCCGCAAGGCAGTCCTTCCCCGTGATGGCTTTATACCGCTCGGGGCGGAGCGTATCGAGGCTGACGTTCACCCGGGCGAGCCCCGCCTCTTTGAGCGCCGCAGCCTTCTCGGCAAGCAACGTCCCGTTCGTCGTCATGGAGGACTCAACGCCCGGCGGCACGGAACGGATGATATCGAGAAGGTCACGGCGGAGCAGGGGTTCTCCGCCGGTAAATTTGATATTTTTTATGCCGAACTTCACGCCCACCCGCATCAGTTCGGCGATATCCTCGGCGCTCATCTGATCCTTTGGGTTCACTTCGCCCTCGGCGTGGCAGTAGATACACCGCAGGTTGCACCGGGAGGTAAGGCTGATTCGGAGGTTGGTCACGGTCCGGTCATAGGGGTCCTTCAGCACCATTGCACATTCCTTTGAAATTTTTCGCAATAATGTAGGTCTCGGCACTTCCTTTCCGTGACGCCTTCGTTCTATACCCCCGGACGGAATAGAAATGCTTCCTTACTTCGGCGAGCAGTTCCGCGAAGAGTTCCCCTTGGAACGACTTAATCACGAGGTTGCCGCCGGGTTTCAGAATCGTGCATGCAAACGCCAGAGCGTCCTCGCCGAGGCCGACCGCACGAGCCTGGTCGTAACTCTTCTGGCCGGAGAGTTTCGGGGCGGCGTCTGATACCACAACGTTGACGATGTCGCCGGCTTCCTTGCGGATGCGCTCTTGGACGAGAGGGTCGGTGAAATCTCCGACGATAGTGGTGACGCCCTCCATGGGCGCAATAGGGTTGAGGTCTACGCCGATGACCTTCCCGCTGGTCAGGTCGCGGAGCACCTGCAGCCAGCTGCCCGGCGCCGCCCCGAGGTCGACGACGTTGTCGCTCGGCCTGATGATCCCATTGCGCTGCTGGATCTCCAGCAGTTTGTAGGCGGCCCGCGCCCGGTATCCCGCCTTCATCGCCTTTCTATAGACGCTGTCTTTTGTCCACTGTGAACCCATCGCGACGATTACCCTCCGCTTGAGGTTGATAGACAGTTCTCTGTACAATCAACATGATCAGAAGATCAATATACT
It includes:
- a CDS encoding C39 family peptidase yields the protein MGAILSACIVFLVSAIGTPDRAGTEGPDSPLILAGVPDVRQAEYYSCGASSLQAVLNYWGFDSFETDLRTHLNTTPVHGTYPWDMVRVAESLGLETEWRDNLTIADLEASLRDGVPVIIDAQRMREPNKTWEESWATGHYMVVIGVDDRSIYLEDPYLLGTRLVMDRDEFVQAWHDYEGELPFGPETPKYYGLGVFIRGTSPAEHPAFSTWDAFPISVPAAESAP
- a CDS encoding M20 family metallopeptidase is translated as MDVARLTSSLVRIRSENPPGKTADLIEFVKGFLDSLGVRSRVVAHPGGHDNLITTEPDPQLLLCGHVDVVPAIPDDWTHDPYSGEVADGYVWGRGATDMKGGCAALLIAYRDLIESGVEPKAQFAFVCDEETGGPYGIRSLLAENVLLPRDCLIAEPTPAKGPAVGQKGLYRIDLSFRGKPGHSSLYPMVGKSAVMAAFDLIGYLREVHAHPFPVGEDLQPLIAQSAQVFHEVFGLEGVDDALTRVMFNPGRIEGGEKANIVAEQCRMELDIRVPWGCPLDDLKKSIAEHAPDAAIREMDVAEPTLTSPDARIVRTVCREVERVYGTPAVPFLQWAASDAKYLRDKGFDVVEYGPGEITTLHAVDERVSVEQLEKAVDVYRGVIRAYSG
- a CDS encoding RlmE family RNA methyltransferase, which produces MGSQWTKDSVYRKAMKAGYRARAAYKLLEIQQRNGIIRPSDNVVDLGAAPGSWLQVLRDLTSGKVIGVDLNPIAPMEGVTTIVGDFTDPLVQERIRKEAGDIVNVVVSDAAPKLSGQKSYDQARAVGLGEDALAFACTILKPGGNLVIKSFQGELFAELLAEVRKHFYSVRGYRTKASRKGSAETYIIAKNFKGMCNGAEGPL
- a CDS encoding glycosyltransferase, which codes for MTDTYDLTVIIPTFNEEENIAAIIGAVDEVFRRSGIRGEVLVVDDSSKDRTIPIVQELAGRSDNVRLIVRKEDHGLSQSVVEGFGAARSDILQVIDADFSHPPELIPCFYEAIRSGADIAIGSRYMKGGDIEQWPLARRAISLGATAFGRILFPEVTDPVSGFFAVRREVVLGAPLTPRGYKILMEVLGKGRWRSFVEIPFVFKDREEGTSKLRLDTMVDYLRQCADIARFSATRRAGPVWDEWKKIVRFGLVGLSGIFVNMGLLYALTEVAGLYYLVSAAIAIELSIVNNFVWNDVWTFGAADNLRLGRKIHRFGSFQAVSMGGLVINMGVLYLLADVAGVYYLVANLVGILIAFAWNYGANRHYTWKGA
- a CDS encoding glycosyltransferase family 39 protein; this encodes MGRKQGKRTNRKADAHDGGDLDVDNTAPMSSDTFSFDTIVASVRSSRYLQVLIGLTFVGFLLRFYRLGWNSLWLDEASTLGFARQSLIGIWESTAGGEFNPPLFYWLEHGMLLFGDSEFMLRLLPALLGVLTIPVVYLIGKEFRDRNVGIIAAALLTFSPFHIFYSQEARAYAPMLFFFSLALLFYVRANRSNEVRSWVLFGVFSAVAFWMHFYAIVPVAVLIFHALVTSAGKIRSDVKCARNLAFSVIAFVVASLPLLIVTVNLFLVRTSSAPTFGMQGLDVIYQTLLQVSGFSDLILVPFIILFLLGVAYTWREDRDGALLLIFMMVLPLAASLVLSSRMPMIPRYLIYLLPAYFVGIASAYPMLYALVRDRRAVYLAIAAAVLISTPFLATYYTTPQKNDWRGFSAELAGVTGEGDLIVVLPPYMAQPLDYYYSNATDGTIELGATTGKDLEMIRDRYPDRRAFYVVTWDILAVDPTGDALGWLDKNAEFAGQRMGIYLFRSA
- the moaA gene encoding GTP 3',8-cyclase MoaA; translated protein: MVLKDPYDRTVTNLRISLTSRCNLRCIYCHAEGEVNPKDQMSAEDIAELMRVGVKFGIKNIKFTGGEPLLRRDLLDIIRSVPPGVESSMTTNGTLLAEKAAALKEAGLARVNVSLDTLRPERYKAITGKDCLADVLAGIDAAIEVGLTPVKLNMVLLEGINEDELDDFMAFVRGKRDLILQVIELMEFNECKFHGDVDSVEQELNERATQVVTRRMHHRKKYCLDGAEVEVVRPLHNTEFCKFCNRLRVTSDGKLKPCLLRSDNLVDIRGKHGKELEDAFREAVSRRKPFFV